In Tachyglossus aculeatus isolate mTacAcu1 chromosome 10, mTacAcu1.pri, whole genome shotgun sequence, the following proteins share a genomic window:
- the HNRNPA1 gene encoding heterogeneous nuclear ribonucleoprotein A1 isoform X1: protein MSKSESPKEPEQLRKLFIGGLSFETTDESLRSHFEQWGTLTDCVVMRDPNTKRSRGFGFVTYATVEEVDAAMNARPHKVDGRVVEPKRAVSREDSQRPGAHLTVKKIFVGGIKEDTEEHHLRDYFEQYGKIEVIEIMTDRGSGKKRGFAFVTFDDHDSVDKIVIQKYHTVNGHNCEVRKALSKQEMASASSSQRGRSGSGNFGGGRGGGFGGNDNFGRGGNFSGRGGFGGSRGGGGYGGSGDGYNGFGNDGGYGGGGPGYSGGSRGYGSGGQGYGNQGSGYGGSGSYDSYNNGGGGGGGGGFGGGSGGNFGGSGSYNDFGSYNNQSSNFGPMKGGNFGGRSSGPYGGGGGQYFAKPRNQGGYGGSSSSSSYGSGRRF from the exons ATGTCGAAGTCTGAG TCCCCCAAGGAGCCCGAGCAGCTGCGGAAGCTGTTCATCGGAGGGCTGAGCTTCGAGACGACGGACGAGAGCCTGAGGAGCCATTTCGAGCAATGGGGCACGCTCACCGACTGCGTG GTGATGCGGGACCCCAACACAAAGCGCTCCCGGGGTTTCGGGTTCGTCACCTACGCCACGGTGGAGGAGGTGGACGCAGCCATGAACGCGAGGCCTCATAAGGTCGACGGCAGAGTGGTCGAGCCCAAGAGGGCCGTTTCGAGAGAG GACTCTCAGCGGCCAGGTGCCCACCTGACAGTGAAGAAGATCTTCGTGGGGGGCATCAAGGAGGACACGGAGGAACACCACCTGCGTGACTATTTTGAGCAGTACGGCAAGATCGAGGTGATTGAGATCATGACGGACCGTGGCAGCGGGAAGAAGAGGGGCTTCGCTTTCGTCACCTTCGATGACCACGATTCCGTGGACAAGATTGTCA TCCAGAAATACCACACCGTCAACGGGCACAACTGTGAAGTGCGGAAAGCCCTGTCCAAGCAGGAGATGGCCAGCGCGTCGTCCAGCCAGAGGG GTCGCAGCGGTTCGGGGAACTTCGGAGGCGGCCGCGGTGGCGGCTTTGGGGGAAACGATAACTTCGGCCGTGGCGGGAACTTCAGCGGACGAG GTGGTTTTGGAGGCAGCCGAGGTGGCGGCGGATACGGTGGCAGCGGGGACGGCTACAATGGCTTCGGCAATGACG GTGGCTATGGAGGCGGCGGCCCTGGCTACTCTGGAGGAAGCAGAGGCTATGGAAGTGGTGGACAGGGTTATGGCAACCAGGGCAGTGGCTATGGCGGGAGTGGCAGCTATGACAGCTATAACAACGGCGGCggaggtggcggcggcggcggctttgGCGGTGGGAGTG gaggcaaTTTCGGTGGCAGCGGCAGCTACAACGACTTCGGCAGCTACAACAACCAATCCTCCAACTTTGGGCCCATGAAGGGCGGGAACTTTGGGGGCCGGAGCTCCGGCCCCTATGGCGGCGGGGGTGGCCAGTACTTTGCCAAACCCCGGAACCAAG GCGGCTACGGCggctccagcagcagcagcagctacgGCAGTGGCCGGAGGTTCTAA
- the HNRNPA1 gene encoding heterogeneous nuclear ribonucleoprotein A1 isoform X2: MSKSESPKEPEQLRKLFIGGLSFETTDESLRSHFEQWGTLTDCVVMRDPNTKRSRGFGFVTYATVEEVDAAMNARPHKVDGRVVEPKRAVSREDSQRPGAHLTVKKIFVGGIKEDTEEHHLRDYFEQYGKIEVIEIMTDRGSGKKRGFAFVTFDDHDSVDKIVIQKYHTVNGHNCEVRKALSKQEMASASSSQRGRSGSGNFGGGRGGGFGGNDNFGRGGNFSGRGGFGGSRGGGGYGGSGDGYNGFGNDGGNFGGSGSYNDFGSYNNQSSNFGPMKGGNFGGRSSGPYGGGGGQYFAKPRNQGGYGGSSSSSSYGSGRRF, translated from the exons ATGTCGAAGTCTGAG TCCCCCAAGGAGCCCGAGCAGCTGCGGAAGCTGTTCATCGGAGGGCTGAGCTTCGAGACGACGGACGAGAGCCTGAGGAGCCATTTCGAGCAATGGGGCACGCTCACCGACTGCGTG GTGATGCGGGACCCCAACACAAAGCGCTCCCGGGGTTTCGGGTTCGTCACCTACGCCACGGTGGAGGAGGTGGACGCAGCCATGAACGCGAGGCCTCATAAGGTCGACGGCAGAGTGGTCGAGCCCAAGAGGGCCGTTTCGAGAGAG GACTCTCAGCGGCCAGGTGCCCACCTGACAGTGAAGAAGATCTTCGTGGGGGGCATCAAGGAGGACACGGAGGAACACCACCTGCGTGACTATTTTGAGCAGTACGGCAAGATCGAGGTGATTGAGATCATGACGGACCGTGGCAGCGGGAAGAAGAGGGGCTTCGCTTTCGTCACCTTCGATGACCACGATTCCGTGGACAAGATTGTCA TCCAGAAATACCACACCGTCAACGGGCACAACTGTGAAGTGCGGAAAGCCCTGTCCAAGCAGGAGATGGCCAGCGCGTCGTCCAGCCAGAGGG GTCGCAGCGGTTCGGGGAACTTCGGAGGCGGCCGCGGTGGCGGCTTTGGGGGAAACGATAACTTCGGCCGTGGCGGGAACTTCAGCGGACGAG GTGGTTTTGGAGGCAGCCGAGGTGGCGGCGGATACGGTGGCAGCGGGGACGGCTACAATGGCTTCGGCAATGACG gaggcaaTTTCGGTGGCAGCGGCAGCTACAACGACTTCGGCAGCTACAACAACCAATCCTCCAACTTTGGGCCCATGAAGGGCGGGAACTTTGGGGGCCGGAGCTCCGGCCCCTATGGCGGCGGGGGTGGCCAGTACTTTGCCAAACCCCGGAACCAAG GCGGCTACGGCggctccagcagcagcagcagctacgGCAGTGGCCGGAGGTTCTAA
- the NFE2 gene encoding transcription factor NF-E2 45 kDa subunit: protein MSPCPPQQARNRPGPPPAPELGEMELTWQEIMSITELQGLDTAPETPYEAALYGAQPPAPDFGPCGLLPAGPPPSCGQHPFPYARHYPAGPEPGPYPYDVFGGLPAPGPPPPKPLTLSGLLSEPLPDPVTLAEMVLPSATPALLAPHKCPEDPESDSGLSLNYSDAESLDPEAGAGEVGRPEYAELFPPALPPPPAWASPPGPARPKPPGRGEAGCRDQRRALAMKIPFPTDKIVNLPVDDFNELLGRYPLSESQLALVRDIRRRGKNKVAAQNCRKRKLETLVQLERELAELTTRRERLLRARGEAGRTLGLLRQQLGDLYRDVFARLQDQEGNGYSPDEYVLQQAADGTVFLAPRGGTPDQVD, encoded by the exons ATGTCCCCGTGCCCCCCTCAGCAGGCGAGGAATCGGCCAGGACCACCACCGGCcccagagctgggggagatggagCTGACGTGGCAGGAAATCATGTCCATCACAGAGCTACAG ggcctggacacGGCGCCGGAGACCCCCTATGAGGCGGCTCTGTACGGGGcgcagcccccggcccccgactTCGGTCCCTGCGGCCtcctccccgccggccccccgccTTCGTGCGGCCAGCACCCCTTCCCTTACGCCCGCCACTACCCCGCCGGGCCGGAGCCGGGCCCCTACCCCTACGACGTCTTCGGCGGCCTTCCTGcccccggcccgccgcccccTAAACCCCTCACCCTCTCCGGCCTACTGAGCGAGCCCCTCCCGGACCCCGTGACCTTGGCCGAGATGGTCCTGCCGAGCGCGACCCCCGCGCTGCTGGCCCCTCACAAGTGCCCCGAGGACCCCGAGTCCGACTCCGGACTGTCCCTCAACTACAGCGACGCCGAGTCCCTGGACCCCGAGGCCGGGGCGGGCGAGGTGGGGCGGCCCGAGTACGCCGAGCTGTTCCCCCCGGCcttgccgccgccgcccgcctggGCCTCCCCGCCGGGCCCGGCTCGGCCCAAGCCCCCCGGCCGCGGGGAGGCCGGCTGCCGGGACCAGCGCCGGGCCCTGGCCATGAAGATCCCCTTCCCCACGGACAAGATCGTCAACCTGCCCGTGGACGACTTCAACGAGCTGCTGGGCCGCTACCCGCTGAGCGAGAGCCAGCTGGCCCTGGTGCGCGACATCCGGCGCCGGGGCAAGAACAAGGTGGCCGCCCAGAACTGCCGCAAGCGCAAACTGGAGACCCTGGTGCAGCTGGAGCGCGAGCTGGCCGAGCTGACCACCCGGCGGGAGAGGCTGCTGCGGGCCCGGGGGGAGGCCGGACGGACCCTGGGGCTCCTGCGCCAGCAGCTGGGTGACCTCTACCGCGACGTCTTCGCCCGGCTGCAGGACCAAGAGGGCAACGGCTACTCACCCGACGAGTACGTCCTGCAGCAGGCGGCCGACGGCACCGTCTTCCTGGCGCCCCGCGGGGGGACCCCGGACCAGGTGGACTGA